The Chengkuizengella sediminis genome segment ATGTGCGCATATGGCCCCAATGTTCTTGGTTATAATGACGAAGATGTAGATGCTGCCGCTATGAAGCAATTAGAATTAGGTAACTGTGTCTCAACCCCATCAACGATTATGATAGATTTCGCTGAACTCTTAGTTGATACAGTTGAAATGGCCGATTGGGCATTTTTTGCTAAAAATGGTACTGATGTTACTGGTTTTGCTCTCATGGTTGCCAAAGCGGCTACTGGTAGAAAAAAAACCATTCTAGTAAAAGGTGGTTATCATGGAGTTGCCCCATGGACACAGAAGTTAGGTTATGCTGGCATTGTTGAAGAAGATGTTACCAATAACCTTTACGTGGACTTCAATAACTATGAGCAAGTAGAGAATTTAGTTAAGGAACACCCTGATGAAATTGCCTGTTTTATGGCTACACCTTACCATCACCCAGTATTTGAAGATAGTCAATTACCTGAAAAAGATTATTGGAACAAAATCAGAAAACTCTGTACAGATCATGGTATTGTACTTGCTATTGATGATGTGCGTTGTGGTTTCCGTTTAGATCATAAAGGTTCTGACCATTACTTTGGTTTTAAAGCTGATTTAATGTGTTTTTGCAAAGCTCTTGGAAACGGTTACAATTTTTCTGCATTGTGTGGTATAGATGCCTTAAGGGATGCAGCAGCTTCCATTATGTATACTGGAAGTTACTGGATGTCTGCCATGCCTTTTGCCGCTGGAATAACATGTATTAACAAACTGCAAAAATTGAATGGTGCAAAACTAATGCAAAATATAGGTGAAAAACTTACAACTGGTCTTGTAGATATTGCTAAGGACAATGGTTTTAATCTAAAAATTTCAGGCATCTCATCTATGTGGTATATGAGAATTACTAATGATGATTCCCTAATGCTTCATCAAGAATGGATTTCAGAATGTGTTAGAAGAGGTGTTTTCTTCACCGGGCATCATAACTTATTTATTAATTGTTCCCTTACTGACGAGGACATTAATCTGACCCATGAAATTGCAGATGCAAGTTTTAAAGTTTTAAAAACAAATCACCCCGAGTTGTTTTAAAAAAGGAGTAGGATAGACAATGAATGAACTAGAATTAAAAAAATTAGAAAAAAAAGCTCATGAACTTCGCGCCTTATGCGTAGATACCGTTGTTTGGGCAGGGAGTGGTCATATTGGTGGGGCACTTAGTGCCATGGATATGTTCACACTTCTCTATTATAAATATATGAAGATTGATCCTAGTAATCCTGACTGGGAAGATCGTGATCGTTTTGTTCTTAGTAAAGGACATGTAGGTGTAGGGTTTGCCCCAGTTTTGGCAGACAAAGGTTATTTTGATAAAGAACTTTTAAAGACCTATAATCATACCGGGTCAAGTTTAGGTATGCATCTTGATTCTACAAAAGTCCCTGGTCTCGATGCCTCAACAGGTTCTCTTGGTCACGGTTTATCTATTGCTATTGGAATTGCTCTAGCTGCCAAGATCAATGACAAATCTTATACAACCTACTGTCTACTAGGTGATGGAGAATGTAATGAGGGTTCTGTTTGGGAAGCAGCCATGAGTGCAGCACATTACAATGTAACCAACCTTATCACTTTTGTAGATAGAAATAAATGTATGATGGATGGACCTACTGAAGAAGTTATGAAACTAGAACCTTTTGCAGATAAATGGAAAGCTTTTGGCTTCATTGTCAAAGAGGTAAACGGTCATAGTATGAAAGAATTATCAGAGGCCATTGAATTTGCTCTTGGAGAAAAATCTGCCCCAGTTGTCATTA includes the following:
- a CDS encoding aminotransferase class III-fold pyridoxal phosphate-dependent enzyme encodes the protein MKPYTYENNQQHFKRALKFIPTGIYGHLGPTEGCYIPISAYPFFCDKAKGSYFWDVDGNRFIDYMCAYGPNVLGYNDEDVDAAAMKQLELGNCVSTPSTIMIDFAELLVDTVEMADWAFFAKNGTDVTGFALMVAKAATGRKKTILVKGGYHGVAPWTQKLGYAGIVEEDVTNNLYVDFNNYEQVENLVKEHPDEIACFMATPYHHPVFEDSQLPEKDYWNKIRKLCTDHGIVLAIDDVRCGFRLDHKGSDHYFGFKADLMCFCKALGNGYNFSALCGIDALRDAAASIMYTGSYWMSAMPFAAGITCINKLQKLNGAKLMQNIGEKLTTGLVDIAKDNGFNLKISGISSMWYMRITNDDSLMLHQEWISECVRRGVFFTGHHNLFINCSLTDEDINLTHEIADASFKVLKTNHPELF
- a CDS encoding transketolase — protein: MNELELKKLEKKAHELRALCVDTVVWAGSGHIGGALSAMDMFTLLYYKYMKIDPSNPDWEDRDRFVLSKGHVGVGFAPVLADKGYFDKELLKTYNHTGSSLGMHLDSTKVPGLDASTGSLGHGLSIAIGIALAAKINDKSYTTYCLLGDGECNEGSVWEAAMSAAHYNVTNLITFVDRNKCMMDGPTEEVMKLEPFADKWKAFGFIVKEVNGHSMKELSEAIEFALGEKSAPVVIIANTVKGCGIDFMENNYKWHYGGLNSEKIQQSKESLNNYYNKRVKGV